One Aciduliprofundum boonei T469 genomic region harbors:
- a CDS encoding adenylate kinase family protein, protein MLIALTGTPGTGKTIIAKILENEYRVVYLKDFKDAILYHDEDRDADVVDIEYLKEKIENIGEEVIIVEGHYSHEMPVDEVIVLRCHPEELRKRLEKRGYNKEKIRENLEAEAMGLITAESINYHGKDKVFEVDTTTKKAEDAAKEVKHIIKTWDKRYLARINYMEEILKWY, encoded by the coding sequence ATGCTTATAGCTCTAACAGGAACTCCGGGTACTGGCAAAACTATAATTGCAAAGATACTGGAAAATGAGTATAGGGTAGTTTATCTAAAAGATTTCAAAGATGCCATACTTTACCATGACGAGGATAGAGATGCGGATGTTGTTGATATTGAGTATCTCAAGGAGAAAATAGAGAATATTGGAGAGGAGGTTATTATCGTAGAAGGACATTACTCTCACGAAATGCCTGTAGATGAGGTAATTGTGCTAAGATGCCATCCTGAAGAATTGAGAAAGAGATTGGAAAAAAGGGGGTATAATAAGGAGAAAATAAGAGAGAATCTGGAAGCAGAGGCCATGGGATTAATAACGGCAGAATCCATTAATTATCATGGAAAAGATAAAGTATTTGAGGTTGATACTACCACGAAGAAAGCGGAAGATGCTGCAAAAGAGGTGAAGCATATAATAAAAACATGGGACAAAAGATATCTGGCAAGAATAAACTATATGGAGGAAATACTCAAATGGTACTAA